Proteins found in one Pontibacter sp. SGAir0037 genomic segment:
- a CDS encoding sugar phosphate isomerase/epimerase → MKVLSKSTILIAFVLFSLLGINNATYGQKHPETKLGWKLGAQAYTFKQFTFFEAIDKIDSCNLRFVEAYPGQVLGGGMEGKMDYKMPDEQRKEILKRLKKKGVKMVSFGVIAPGSEEEWRELFLFAKAMGIETITSEPKPEDLPLLSKLCEEFKVNVAIHNHPQPTRYWSPDIVQAALEGQSKRIGVCADIGHWTRSGLDPVSCLKQLEGRVFQLHVKDMHEKDLKAHDVHWGDGVTNIAGVIQELIRQDFKGILSAEYEYNWYKSTPDVKESVQYFRSVVSKELKGSTL, encoded by the coding sequence ATGAAAGTATTGTCGAAGAGTACCATCCTGATTGCCTTCGTTCTGTTCAGCCTGCTGGGTATAAATAACGCGACTTACGGGCAAAAACATCCCGAAACAAAGCTTGGTTGGAAGCTGGGGGCTCAGGCTTATACATTTAAACAATTTACTTTTTTCGAAGCTATTGATAAGATAGACAGTTGCAACCTGAGATTTGTAGAGGCTTATCCTGGGCAGGTACTTGGTGGAGGTATGGAAGGGAAAATGGATTATAAAATGCCGGATGAGCAGCGAAAGGAAATCCTGAAAAGACTAAAGAAAAAAGGTGTGAAGATGGTTTCTTTTGGTGTGATAGCCCCTGGTAGTGAGGAGGAGTGGCGGGAGTTATTCTTATTCGCTAAAGCCATGGGGATAGAAACTATCACATCTGAACCTAAGCCCGAAGATCTGCCACTGCTTTCTAAGCTGTGCGAAGAGTTTAAGGTAAATGTTGCCATTCATAACCACCCGCAGCCAACACGTTACTGGAGCCCTGATATTGTACAGGCAGCCCTGGAGGGGCAAAGCAAGCGTATTGGGGTATGCGCAGATATTGGTCACTGGACCCGCTCCGGCCTGGATCCCGTCTCTTGTTTAAAGCAGCTGGAAGGACGTGTTTTTCAGCTGCATGTTAAAGATATGCACGAAAAAGACCTGAAAGCGCATGATGTGCATTGGGGAGATGGAGTTACCAATATCGCAGGTGTGATACAGGAACTGATCAGACAGGATTTCAAAGGTATTCTCTCTGCTGAGTATGAGTACAACTGGTATAAAAGCACTCCGGATGTAAAGGAAAGCGTGCAGTATTTCAGAAGCGTGGTTAGTAAAGAATTAAAAGGTAGTACATTATAA
- a CDS encoding gluconate 2-dehydrogenase subunit 3 family protein gives MRRRSVVKSLLFFTGGVMILPSCITEERKASVLLNNLSVSEDQEKLLAEVAETIIPQTDTPGAKQMGLHLFVLKMLDDCQEEKEQKAFMNGLKQFEELTQKQFGASFTACNPKQRQEILTKLEARNAPEDVLAFYKIMKDQTIKGYLNSKVVMTELRVYELIPARYNGYFPANKALVS, from the coding sequence ATGAGAAGGCGTTCTGTTGTAAAGAGCCTGCTATTTTTTACAGGGGGGGTAATGATTTTGCCTTCCTGCATAACCGAGGAAAGAAAGGCTTCTGTTCTGCTAAACAATCTTTCGGTTTCAGAAGATCAGGAAAAGTTATTGGCAGAGGTAGCTGAAACAATTATTCCTCAAACAGACACACCTGGAGCTAAGCAAATGGGCCTGCACCTGTTTGTTTTAAAAATGCTGGATGATTGCCAGGAGGAGAAGGAGCAGAAAGCTTTTATGAACGGATTAAAACAATTCGAAGAGCTGACACAAAAACAGTTTGGGGCCTCTTTTACGGCGTGTAATCCGAAGCAGCGACAAGAGATACTGACAAAACTAGAAGCCAGGAATGCACCGGAGGATGTACTGGCTTTTTACAAAATAATGAAAGATCAAACCATAAAAGGATACCTGAATTCTAAAGTTGTGATGACGGAGCTACGGGTATATGAACTGATACCGGCCAGGTACAATGGTTATTTTCCGGCAAATAAAGCATTAGTAAGTTAA